The nucleotide sequence TCCAACTCTCTGCGGTCAGACGAACTGACCTCCGGCGTGGGGCTGCTCAAGGCCGAGATGCGTGCCCTGGGCAGCCGCTTTATGGAGGCGGCCGATGCCTGCCGCGTACCGGCGGGCAAGGCCCTTGCCGTGGACCGTGAGGCTTTTGCCAGGCAAATGAGTCAGTTGGTGGAGTCGGAAGCCAATATACGTCTTGTGCGGCATCAGGTGCAGTCTCTGGACGACGCGGTGCTGGAACCGTTCAGGGGAGAGGGGCGCGCCATTGTCGTGGCTGCTGGCCCGATGGCTTCAGACGGGCTTTCTGCCTCTCTGGCCGGAGTGCTGGGCGAAAAGCACTGCTATTTTTATGACGCCATCGCCCCCATCGTCTGGACGCATTCGTTAAATATGGATGTGGTTTTTCGCGCCTCCCGCTATGGCCAGGAAAACGGCGAGGGCGAGGGCGAAGGCGATTATCTGAACTGCCCCATGAGCCGTGAAGAATATGACGTTTTTTATCAGGCCCTGCTGGACGCCCAAAAAGTGGCTGCACACGAATTTGAGCAGGAAAAACATTTTGAGGGCTGCATGCCCGTGGAGGCCCTGGCAGAGCGCGGCCCCCGCACCCTGACCTTCGGCCCCCTGAAGCCCGTGGGTTTTGTGGATCCCCGCACAGGACGCCGCCCGTGGGCCATTGTGCAGCTTCGTGCCGAAAACGCCAACAGCGACACGTGCAATCTTGTGGGCTGCCAGACCAAGCTGACCCAGGGGGAGCAGGCCCGCGTGTTCCGTCTGGTGCCTGGGCTGGAAAAGGTGGAATTTGCCCGTTTCGGCAGCATGCACAGAAA is from Desulfovibrio sp. and encodes:
- the trmFO gene encoding methylenetetrahydrofolate--tRNA-(uracil(54)-C(5))-methyltransferase (FADH(2)-oxidizing) TrmFO, which produces SNSLRSDELTSGVGLLKAEMRALGSRFMEAADACRVPAGKALAVDREAFARQMSQLVESEANIRLVRHQVQSLDDAVLEPFRGEGRAIVVAAGPMASDGLSASLAGVLGEKHCYFYDAIAPIVWTHSLNMDVVFRASRYGQENGEGEGEGDYLNCPMSREEYDVFYQALLDAQKVAAHEFEQEKHFEGCMPVEALAERGPRTLTFGPLKPVGFVDPRTGRRPWAIVQLRAENANSDTCNLVGCQTKLTQGEQARVFRLVPGLEKVEFARFGSMHRNTYVNAPQVLAEDLSLNVLPGVFLAGQITGVEGYVESAASGLWLALLLDARARGITLQNPPAESALGALINHLRTPVKRFQPSNAHFGLMPELGERARKKDRKALYSARAQEAFGLWLQEARAAGLV